From Watersipora subatra chromosome 2, tzWatSuba1.1, whole genome shotgun sequence, one genomic window encodes:
- the LOC137387420 gene encoding G1/S-specific cyclin-E-like: MSTRRSTRISKKSQTSNKKSTSGPIEKYLVAAGSSKRKQSWLTPPDQEEQMLTSQAPKRQQLQIQNQWQPITACQPISTRTLVPSASPSTQVPCREAMLEAGGSCYTFKNIFTCTSNRCPLPPLKWANPEEVWSVMRAKEKRYIRDKNLFIKHPQLQCRMRAILLDWIIEVCEVYRLHRETFYLATEFIDRYLSTKHDVAKYQLQLIGVTSLFMAAKLEEIYPPKIGEFAYVTDGACTEEDIKTQELIILKTLQWNLNPMTVNSWMTLYLNILNYIPDGSCITELKFSGCAFLVIARLMDLCTLDEGSLQFSTSILAAAILYHFADETQATAASGYSFVELEQCINWVAPFAITTREQVHQVTRKSFDDIHLDDQHNIQTHDADIALLDKAKLRQQLMALPVSRASPELSDCIAPDMLTPPPTSHKHSAASLSPEALGVINEEVVSTSRGHSSCSQSSSQSAFSIADDIVNSLLHADEVISCDEEDDIPQC; this comes from the exons ATGTCAACAAGAAGAAG tACAAGAATATCCAAGAAGAGTCAAACTAGCAATAAGAAAAGCACTAGCGGgccaatagaaaaataccttGTGGCAGCTGGTTCGAGCAAACGCAAGCAATCTTGGCTAACTCCACCCGACCAG GAAGAGCAGATGCTGACAAGCCAGGCTCCTAAGAGACAGCAGCTCCAGATTCAG AACCAGTGGCAGCCAATCACAGCGTGCCAGCCAATAAGTACAAGGACCCTTGTGCCTAGCGCCTCACCATCCACACAGGTTCCATGCCGTGAGGCTATGTTGGAGGCAGGGGGCTCATGCTACACATTCAAGAACATTTTTACTTGTACATCTAATCGTTGTCCCCTTCCTCCTCTCAAATGGGCCAATCCAGAG GAGGTCTGGTCTGTAATGAGGGCCAAGGAGAAGCGGTATATCCGAGACAAGAACTTATTTATCAAGCACCCACAGTTACAATGTAGAATGAGAGCCATACTTCTAGACTGGATTATAGAG GTTTGTGAAGTCTACAGGTTACACAGGGAGACCTTCTACTTAGCGACAGAATTTATAGACCGATATCTCTCCACCAAGCACGATGTAGCCAAATACCAGCTCCAGCTTATCGGTGTGACGTCATTGTTCATGGCAGCTAAATTAGAG GAAATATATCCGCCGAAGATCGGTGAGTTTGCATACGTGACAGACGGTGCTTGCACTGAAGAGGATATAAAGACACAGGAGCTCATCATTTTAAAG ACCCTCCAGTGGAACCTCAACCCGATGACTGTTAACTCATGGATGACACTCTACCTAAACATACTCAATTACATCCCTGATGGATCCTGTATTACGGAGTTGAAATTCTCAGGTTGCGCTTTTCTTGTGATAGCGAGG TTGATGGACCTCTGCACGCTGGATGAGGGATCACTACAGTTCAGCACTAGCATCCTAGCGGCAGCTATACTTTACCACTTTGCTGATGAAACCCAAGCAACAGCAGCATCAG GCTATAGTTTCGTCGAGCTCGAACAGTGCATCAACTGGGTAGCGCCTTTCGCCATCACCACAAGAGAACAGGTACATCAGGTCACTCGTAAGTCTTTCGACGATATCCATCTTGACGATCAGCACAACATTCAGACTCATGATGCCGACATTgctcttctc GATAAAGCTAAACTTCGGCAGCAACTGATGGCCTTACCAGTCTCTCGAGCGAGCCCGGAGTTGTCTGATTGCATCGCACCTGATATGTTGACACCTCCACCTACCTCGCATAAGCATTCGGCAGCTAGTCTTTCGCCAGAAGCTCTCGGCGTCATAAATGAAGAAGTTGTTTCTACTAGCAGGGGTCACTCTAGCTGTAGTCAGTCTTCCAGTCAGTCAGCTTTTTCAATTGCTGACGATATTGTGAATTCTTTACTGCATGCGGATGAGGTGATCTCTTGCGACGAAGAAGATGACATACCTCAGTGTTAG